The window CTCAACATATAGAAGTTTTTTCTAAACTTGTAATCAAATCTTACTTAAAAGCAAAGAAGTGTTTTAAGGCTATAGATAAGTAGATGGGTATTTTAGGAAATTTACCAACAGTGGAATTTTATTGTTTTGCAAGCAACTCCAAGGGTTGCAGTCCTCTACCCTCGTCGTGGTCTTTTAGGCTAAGTAATTTCTTGTTGGATGTATATAATAATGCTACATGAATGTGACTAATTGAAAGGTCACTTTGTTGATTAAATATAGTGACCACAATagtggtattttctttttttattgacTGGAAATGTTTAGGAAACGGTAACCAATCTAATTTCAAAATTAGAACATATCACAATTTCTTTAAGAACTTACGCAATGATTTTAGTCCTGAAATCATAGTAGTACTTTTCTACATACGTAGCCAATAgtccaattaaaaaaattgaccCCAAACAATATTTTTTGTGGGCCTATTTTATGTTTATCCGCATGCAAGGATTAATTTATCCCAAGCcatctttaatttgttttttaagttATGAAGGGATGGTCAAACTTTATTTAAAGAGTTGGTAAATACAAAGACCACTACTATTAAAGGATAACAtcgttttataattttatttaaaaagttAGGTTTCGTTTTCGGTACCTAAGGAATTAGGGTTAAACCCACAAAACCCATTGTAATTACGTTTTAGGCCAAGCTAGTTTATCTAGCTAAAAGGTTGTATATTTGTAGGTTACTCAATATACATAAATAGTTTGTTTCTTTTAAAAGGATTAGCTGGTGGTATCGTCACGATACATTTTTTTATAGGGGACAAAAAGGCTGAAAGAGATATTTCAGCCTCCTCCTAACTACTATCCCATAATTCACACACGCCAAGAATTAAACCTAGGATGTGCACTGGGAATACGGACTTAGAATTCGTCCCAACCACTGAAGCACTCCATAATGATTTTATACATAAATAGTTAGCAAACTCATTTGTAATTTTTGTATTCTTGTGTAGAGAGGATTAGTGGTGGGTTTGGTTATGATTCACTAGCCTTTGGATGTATATGATGCCAACATATATAGATTATGAATTATAATTTCTCACATGCACAAAAATAAAGAGAttgaaaaaaatttctcaatatTGATACAAACAATATTTAATTATCGGGTAATTTCACGTCTCACACAATCAAAACTTATTTGATTTATAATTTAGATAAATCGTCTAATTATGTAACATGCCAAACTAATTAAGGGTGGAATATTACCATAATTATACCAAATTCTGAAAACATCGCATTAATCGGACTTagggaaatatatgaaaaaaaattgaacaaggACTATTAGTTGAAGTTGGGCGCAAGACCTGCGGATATGGTTCCATCATAGATAATGAACTAGAATTTCTCATacacaaacataaaaaaaattgtccttATGTTGAAACAATAAACGGTCAATTATAAAATAACTTGGAAGTACGTTTAGGCGATAGTGATATTAACAACATGCACTGAATCTCATCGTAACCGTGAAAAGTTAAGTAAGTTCAGGCGATAGTGATATTAGATCGGTGACCTCTTGGAAGTTTTCGTGTTGCACCCCCTCCTttccttcaaaaaaaaaaaaagaaaagaaaagaagaagaacaatataaaatgttttaTGATGACTAATGATTTAGATCAAAGCATAACAATACATGTTAAACGTACTCAGTgaacaaaaattataaatacataACATAAATGGGAGTAAGGAGGTcatttaatattacggtctagtcTCATTCTTCTAAACTTACAAATAAGACGATTCTCGACAAAGACAAATTTAAACAACATTATTAcgttattgctagctcattgtcaGACTCAGTCTACTCTTTCAACTcttttaatatagataatatcgtttttttttaaagaaaaaaaaatgagagcaAGGGGTAGAAATGAAATAAAGATGAAAGGAGTGGCATTATTTAAAGATGAAGGGCACAGCACAGGATTAACGTAAGACCAACCAGGAGTTGCAATCCAAACcttagtctctctctctctcttgtttctctctctaaatctctCCATATCTATCTTCTTCCATCCAAAATTCTTTTCCCAATATTTTCCCACTTTATTTCTTTCCAATATACTATTTTTCCTTAAATTATTTGGTCAGTTTCGAAACCATTAAAAACTCTCACAAATTCCACCGGTTTCCAACCTAACACAGCTCCTCCTCTTGGTCACTTTCCCgtataaaaaaatatcaaacagACTTACATTCTTTCTCTCATCATATCCATCTATATCTccgtatctctctctctctctctctctctctctgcgagTTTGTTCACAGCTCTGTGTTGTACAGTGAGTTCTCTTTTCTGGGTTGCTGAGAATTTAAGGGAAATCAATACTTGTGCTTTTTTGGGTTGTTGGGGTTTGACTTTATGATTCAGTTTCTCTGCAATGACACGgctgttttcttctctcttttcaatattttctcagcaaccaaacagaaacttcttgttgttgttgttttctgAATGTGTAAGGTGTTTTTGCAGGCTGAATGTGTAAGGTGTTTTCGCAGGAAACTTGTTCTTCACTGATATCATATAGCTTTGTTGTTGGATCAATCCGACTCCCTCTCAGGTTATCCTCATTACTTGTTTCCAATTCTTCCAGTTATGTTTGTTTGCatagaaaatttattttttaatcgaGAAAGATAAAGTCTTTTGCTCAAAGGCTGTGTTTATGCATCATGGTAAATGATAAATCAATAAGATTTTGAgtctttaaaataaaaaatatttaaaaaaaaactttgtgaATTAAATATGCTGATGAAAAACAGAGCAAAAATTGCAAAAGTTGCTGTGACAAGTAATGGTTTTTGGAATTTAATTTTTACTTGATTTAGTCTGTTACGTGAGGATATGAATAATGAACAGAGGTAAGGAGAATCCTATGAATAGTCGAATCAGATATGTATTTGCATTTATTGAAAATTATTCCTTGCTTCCGTTATTTTTATGCAGATAAGCTTGATGCATAAGAGTGTGTATATATGAGTttatttggaagtgcttttaaaacgactgaaagtgcttttggtggaattgtttttgGGCAAGAAGCACCAGATAACTTTTCTGGAATCCGCTTGGATTATTAGCATGGATtggttttaaaaacatttcacCAAAAGCGATTTCAGTCgtttcaaaagcacttccaaaacgatgcatatgtgtgtgtgaagtCGATGTTTTGTGGACAAAATTTAAACTGCAAGTCTTTTCGATTTCGTGAATAATTCGATTAATATTGCTGCTCTGAGAAGTTGATTTGAAGATCATTCTAGTTAATTGAAGATTTTAGAAATGGCTTTGGATGTGAAAAACACTATTTGATGCAGAATCTGCTTTTAAGTTAATAAACGAGGTATTTATATGCATACATTTTAGTAAACTCCTTCCATTTAATGTTtttgtattgtattttttttaattactgttgttgttgttatttttCTGTCTATGGGTCTAGATTATGAACTCTTCTTGTTACATTTTAGCAAATTTGCGTATGAATATGGAGAGGCAGAATTAGATCCTAATGGTTATACGAATCGCTCTGAAAGAATGGTGTTTTCGTTAGAAATCTGCTCAATCTGCAATGCTTTATGATCTTCTTTGTCTAGATATAGGGATCGGATGCTGCACCAATTACTAAATTTTTTCGTTCTTGTGATGATTGATTGAATGTCTGTTCTTAGTATTGCCGGGTTCATCTTAGGTCTTTTGCTGCCTTTCATATAGGTTCTTACTTTGCACAAAATCTTGGTTGTAGATTATTTGGAACTCCAAGTCATTAAACTGGCGTAACAGCGCATAACTGCAATCATGTTGTCAAGATCTTGCTTAAGTTTGTTGGAATTGTCATCTGGGGACATGTTGAATTTTCCTCAGACTCCCAGAAACCTCCCAAGGGTGATGACTCTTCAAGGAGTTATTCCTGATGCAGAAAGTAGCGACGGCATTAATAATGAAGACATAAATGTTCCTCCTTCGGAAGTATGTGAAAAGAAGATCATAGTGGCGAATTTTCTCCCTCTACATTCTCAGAAGGATGCAAAATCTGGGAAATGGTGCTTCAGTTTTGATGAGGATGCACTTTCGTTGCAACTCAAAGATGGTTTCCCTTCTGGTACTGTGGTAATATATGTCGGTTCTCTGAAGGTTGACGTAGAAGCAAGTGAGCAAGAAGAAGTTTCACAGAAACTGCTGGAGGAGTTTAATTGTGTGCCGACATTCCTTCCTTCCGAGCTGCATAAGAAGTATTATCATGGGTTCTGTAAGCAATATTTGTGGCCTCTCTTTCACTACATGCTGCCCATGTATCCGGACCTTAGTAGTCGCTTTGACAGGCAACTTTGGCAGGCATATGTTTCTGCTAACAAGAAATATGCCGATAAAGTTATGGAGGTGATCAATCCTGAAGATGATTGTGTATGGGTTCACGACTATCACCTTATGCTTCTTCCAACGTTTTTGAGAAGGCGGTTCACACGAGTTAAGCTTGGCTTTTTCCTCCACTCCCCCTTCCCCACATCAGAAATCTACAGGACCCTTCCTGTCCGAGATGAAATTCTGAGAGCACTGCTAAATGTAGATTTGATTGGTTTCCACACGTTTGATTATGCTCGCCACTTCCTTTCTTGTTGTAGTAGAATGCTTGGCCTTGAATATGAATCGAAGCGGGGCTACATTGGACTTGAATATTTTGGCCGCACAGTGTACATTAAGATTCTGGCGGCGGGGATACACATGGGCCAACTTGAATCTGCGTTAAATCATCCCTCTTCTTCCATGAAGGCCAAAGAGATTCAAGAGCAGTTCAAGGGGAAGAAAATCATTGTTGGTGTCGATGACATGGACATATTTAAGGGCATCAGTCTAAAGTTGATGGCCATGGAACAACTTTTGATGCAGCACCTGGAGATGCGGGGGAAGGTAGTCCTGGTTCAAATTGTAAATCCTGCAAGAAGCACAGGGAAAGATGTTCAGGAAGCGAAAAAGGAAACATATTCAATGACCAGAAGGATAAACCAAGTCTTTGGTTTCCCAGGCTACGAGCCAGTTGTTTTGATTGACCGTAGCCTTCCCTTTCATGAGAAGGCTGCCTATTATTCCTTGGCAGAATGTTGCATCGTTAATGCTGTAAGGGACGGAATGA is drawn from Malus domestica chromosome 14, GDT2T_hap1 and contains these coding sequences:
- the LOC103455235 gene encoding probable alpha,alpha-trehalose-phosphate synthase [UDP-forming] 9; this encodes MLSRSCLSLLELSSGDMLNFPQTPRNLPRVMTLQGVIPDAESSDGINNEDINVPPSEVCEKKIIVANFLPLHSQKDAKSGKWCFSFDEDALSLQLKDGFPSGTVVIYVGSLKVDVEASEQEEVSQKLLEEFNCVPTFLPSELHKKYYHGFCKQYLWPLFHYMLPMYPDLSSRFDRQLWQAYVSANKKYADKVMEVINPEDDCVWVHDYHLMLLPTFLRRRFTRVKLGFFLHSPFPTSEIYRTLPVRDEILRALLNVDLIGFHTFDYARHFLSCCSRMLGLEYESKRGYIGLEYFGRTVYIKILAAGIHMGQLESALNHPSSSMKAKEIQEQFKGKKIIVGVDDMDIFKGISLKLMAMEQLLMQHLEMRGKVVLVQIVNPARSTGKDVQEAKKETYSMTRRINQVFGFPGYEPVVLIDRSLPFHEKAAYYSLAECCIVNAVRDGMNLVPYEYIICRQGNQNIDKAVGVASDSPRTSTLVVSEFIGCSPSLSGAIRVNPWNIEAAADALNEALTMPDLEKQLRHEKHFRYVSSHDVAYWSRSFLQDLERACKDHYRKRCWGIGFGLNFRILSLSPSFRKLSIDHILSVYKRTNRRAIFLDYDGTIMPESSIVKTPSSEVISVLKNLCSDPKNTVFIVSGRGQSSLSEWFAQCENLGIAAEHGYFIRWSSASSWETCSLAIDLDWKQIAEPVMKLYTEATDGSYIETKESALVWHHLDADPDFGSCQAMEMLDHLENVLANEPVVVKKGQHIVEVKPQGVTKGIVAQKVLSMMIGNGNAPDFVLCIGDDRSDEDMFESISSTTYSSSQAAAPEIFACTVGQKPSKARYYLDDTADVITLLNGLATDSSLRARSNWEIQVPFENII